The Oscillospiraceae bacterium genome contains a region encoding:
- a CDS encoding 2-dehydropantoate 2-reductase: protein MALENRPTAALIGLGALGILYGEKLLQGLGADRLRVIAGAERAARYRQQGVLCNGRRCEFSYTAPGEATGPADLVIFAVKATGLAEAIRDAKNQVGPNTVLLSVLNGITSERELAATFGPEKVLYSVAQGMDAVRRGTALTYTHAGTLALGEADGAITARLKAVAALLEGCGIACQLRGDILRHQWSKLMLNVGVNQATAVYGTDYSGVQAPGPARQAMLAAMEEARAVAAAQGVSLTERDVEGWLELLATFDPRGMPSMRQDVLARRPTEVELFAGTITRLGRETGVPTPVNDRFLQEIRAMEAGWSR from the coding sequence ATGGCTTTGGAAAACCGGCCCACGGCGGCCCTGATCGGCCTGGGGGCGCTGGGCATTTTATACGGCGAAAAGCTGCTGCAGGGGTTGGGGGCGGACCGGCTGCGGGTGATTGCAGGCGCGGAGCGGGCCGCGCGCTACCGGCAGCAGGGGGTGCTGTGCAACGGCAGGCGGTGCGAATTTTCGTACACCGCGCCCGGAGAGGCCACCGGCCCGGCGGACCTGGTGATCTTTGCAGTGAAAGCCACGGGGCTTGCAGAGGCCATCCGGGACGCCAAAAACCAGGTGGGACCAAACACAGTGCTGCTGTCTGTGCTGAACGGCATCACCAGCGAGCGGGAGCTTGCGGCGACGTTTGGGCCGGAAAAAGTGCTTTACAGCGTGGCCCAAGGCATGGACGCGGTGCGCCGGGGCACGGCCCTTACCTACACCCATGCCGGCACCCTGGCGCTGGGCGAGGCGGACGGCGCCATAACGGCGCGGCTGAAGGCGGTGGCTGCCTTGCTGGAAGGATGCGGCATCGCCTGCCAGCTGCGGGGCGACATCCTGCGCCACCAGTGGAGCAAGCTGATGCTGAACGTGGGGGTGAACCAGGCCACCGCCGTGTACGGAACCGATTACAGCGGGGTGCAGGCGCCCGGCCCGGCGCGCCAGGCGATGCTGGCCGCCATGGAGGAGGCCCGGGCTGTGGCCGCCGCCCAGGGCGTGAGCCTGACGGAGCGGGACGTGGAGGGCTGGCTGGAGCTGCTGGCTACCTTTGACCCCCGGGGTATGCCAAGCATGCGGCAGGATGTGCTGGCCCGGCGGCCCACCGAGGTGGAGCTGTTTGCGGGCACGATCACACGCCTGGGCCGCGAAACCGGGGTGCCCACCCCGGTGAACGACCGTTTTTTGCAGGAAATCCGCGCCATGGAGGCCGGCTGGAGCCGGTAA
- a CDS encoding 5-formyltetrahydrofolate cyclo-ligase, giving the protein MQQPSLAQQKHTARLEARARLLPVTPEQTKFWGWLMLQHLQALPVWRTARTVMCYMSCAKEPDTTALLQAVLGSGRTLCLPRQQELPGHMEALKVAALFALQPGPHGILEPPKGLPVAEPEQIDLVVAPCLAAAPGGVRLGHGGGYYDRFLTRVRGSTAVFCPDLAVFPSLPCGPLDVPVDLVITEKGVL; this is encoded by the coding sequence ATGCAGCAGCCAAGCCTTGCGCAACAAAAACATACCGCGCGCCTGGAGGCGCGCGCCCGCCTTTTGCCGGTCACGCCCGAGCAGACAAAGTTCTGGGGCTGGCTCATGCTGCAGCACCTCCAGGCGCTGCCGGTGTGGCGCACCGCCCGCACCGTGATGTGCTATATGAGCTGCGCCAAAGAGCCGGACACCACGGCCCTTCTGCAGGCCGTGCTGGGCAGCGGGCGCACCCTGTGCCTGCCCCGCCAGCAGGAGCTTCCGGGCCACATGGAAGCCTTGAAAGTGGCCGCGCTGTTTGCGCTGCAGCCCGGCCCCCACGGCATTCTCGAGCCGCCCAAGGGCCTGCCCGTGGCCGAGCCGGAGCAGATCGACCTGGTGGTGGCGCCCTGCCTTGCCGCCGCGCCCGGCGGCGTTCGGCTGGGGCACGGCGGCGGTTATTACGACCGGTTTCTGACCCGGGTGCGCGGCTCCACCGCGGTGTTCTGCCCGGATCTGGCGGTGTTCCCCAGCCTTCCCTGCGGCCCGCTGGACGTTCCGGTGGACCTCGTCATCACCGAAAAAGGCGTGTTGTAG
- a CDS encoding aminotransferase, whose product MNILPNDLHRQYSLHAAEYEEKALEVLRSGWYILGKEVEAFEAEWAAYIGARHCVGLASGLDALWISFRLLGVGEGDEVIVCSNAYIACVMGISMNGARPVFVEPDEYDNIDAEKIEAAVTPRTKAILAVHLFGQACDMDRVMEIARRHGLRVVEDCAQSHGNHWRGRTVGTFGDVGCFSFYPTKGCGAFGDAGCIVTDDADLAERFRVYRNYGSERRYHNRVVGTNSRLDELQAGLLRVKLRHLDEFNAERRAIAARYTAELENPRVRLPRVRPGADCTWHQYVVHAEGRDELAAFLKGRGIGTIIHYPIPPHLSQAYAYLGKKPGDYPIAERYAGEVLSLPMYNGMTAAEQGAVIDAINSWEP is encoded by the coding sequence TTGAACATCCTGCCCAACGACCTGCATCGGCAGTACAGCCTGCACGCGGCGGAATACGAGGAAAAAGCCCTGGAGGTGCTGCGCAGCGGCTGGTACATCCTGGGCAAAGAGGTGGAGGCGTTTGAGGCCGAGTGGGCCGCCTACATCGGCGCGCGGCACTGCGTGGGCCTAGCCAGCGGGCTGGACGCCCTGTGGATCAGCTTCCGGCTGCTGGGCGTGGGCGAGGGCGACGAGGTGATCGTGTGCTCCAACGCCTACATCGCCTGCGTGATGGGGATTTCCATGAACGGCGCGCGCCCGGTGTTTGTGGAGCCGGACGAATACGACAACATCGACGCAGAAAAAATCGAGGCCGCCGTTACCCCCCGCACCAAGGCGATCCTGGCGGTGCATCTGTTCGGCCAGGCCTGTGATATGGACCGCGTGATGGAGATCGCCCGCCGGCACGGCCTGCGGGTGGTGGAGGACTGCGCCCAGAGCCACGGCAACCACTGGCGCGGCAGAACGGTGGGCACCTTTGGGGATGTGGGCTGCTTTTCCTTTTACCCCACCAAGGGCTGCGGCGCTTTTGGCGACGCGGGCTGCATTGTGACAGACGACGCGGACCTGGCCGAGAGGTTCCGAGTGTACCGGAACTACGGCAGCGAGCGGCGCTACCACAACCGGGTGGTGGGCACAAACTCGCGCCTGGACGAATTGCAGGCGGGGCTGCTGCGGGTCAAGCTGCGCCATTTGGACGAGTTCAACGCCGAGCGCCGGGCCATTGCGGCCCGCTATACCGCGGAGCTGGAAAACCCCCGGGTGCGCCTGCCCCGGGTGCGCCCCGGCGCCGACTGCACCTGGCACCAGTATGTGGTGCACGCGGAAGGGCGGGACGAGCTGGCCGCCTTTTTGAAAGGGCGGGGCATCGGCACCATCATCCATTACCCCATCCCGCCGCACCTTTCGCAGGCGTATGCCTACCTTGGCAAAAAGCCGGGCGATTACCCCATTGCCGAGCGGTACGCGGGCGAGGTGCTGAGCCTGCCCATGTACAACGGGATGACCGCCGCCGAGCAGGGCGCGGTGATCGACGCCATCAACAGTTGGGAGCCGTGA
- a CDS encoding dTDP-6-deoxy-3,4-keto-hexulose isomerase, with protein MYNKNYDKIRMLRFGDLGDERGSLIVVEGDEDVPFEIRRVFYMYGSDAAIVRGQHANRRSEFVLINVAGRSKVRVDDGLGREQVYSLDTPNTGIYIPSMVWKDMYDFSPDSVLLVLASEHYDGGEYLRDYAQFKAAVTCMEQK; from the coding sequence ATGTACAATAAAAACTACGACAAGATACGCATGCTGCGCTTTGGCGATCTGGGCGACGAGCGGGGCAGCCTGATCGTGGTGGAGGGCGACGAGGACGTGCCCTTTGAGATCCGGCGGGTGTTCTATATGTACGGCAGCGACGCCGCCATCGTGCGGGGGCAGCACGCCAACCGGCGCAGCGAATTTGTGCTGATCAACGTGGCGGGCCGCAGCAAGGTGCGGGTGGACGACGGCCTGGGCCGGGAACAGGTCTACAGCCTGGACACCCCCAACACCGGCATTTACATCCCCAGCATGGTGTGGAAGGATATGTACGATTTTTCGCCCGACAGTGTGCTGCTGGTGCTGGCCAGCGAGCATTACGACGGGGGCGAATACCTGCGGGATTATGCGCAGTTCAAGGCTGCCGTGACCTGTATGGAGCAAAAGTGA
- a CDS encoding dTDP-4-dehydrorhamnose 3,5-epimerase: MAKFKFIETELPGVLVVEPTVFGDARGYFMETFQKEEFAAAGIADEFVQDNQSKSRRGVLRGVHFQTRHTQGKLVRVTKGEVFDVAVDCRPHSPAFGKWVGVTLSEENKKQFYVPKGIAHGFLVLSDEAEFCYKCTDYYDPAAEGGIPYDDATVAIDWPDCGCEYLLSEKDTKHLPFAQQTFDYFERW, encoded by the coding sequence ATGGCAAAATTCAAGTTTATCGAAACCGAGCTGCCGGGGGTGCTGGTGGTGGAGCCCACCGTGTTCGGCGACGCGCGGGGCTACTTTATGGAAACCTTTCAGAAAGAGGAGTTCGCCGCCGCCGGCATTGCCGATGAGTTCGTGCAGGACAACCAGTCCAAAAGCCGGCGGGGGGTGCTGCGGGGGGTGCATTTTCAAACCCGGCACACCCAGGGCAAGCTGGTGCGTGTGACCAAGGGCGAGGTGTTCGACGTGGCGGTGGACTGCCGCCCCCACAGCCCGGCTTTCGGCAAATGGGTGGGCGTGACCCTGAGCGAGGAGAACAAAAAGCAGTTCTATGTGCCGAAAGGCATCGCCCACGGCTTTTTGGTGCTGAGCGACGAGGCCGAGTTCTGCTACAAGTGCACCGATTATTACGACCCCGCCGCCGAGGGGGGCATCCCTTACGACGACGCCACGGTGGCGATCGACTGGCCGGACTGCGGCTGCGAATACCTTTTGAGCGAAAAGGATACAAAACACCTGCCCTTTGCGCAGCAGACCTTCGATTATTTTGAAAGGTGGTAA
- a CDS encoding transport permease protein: MTTVRLYLKDFFRYRYLLYNLISRDFKLKYRRSVLGVAWSVLNPLLMCAVMVVVFGGLFGGRGSGIDNFPVYLVIGQLMFTFFRESTTMAMGSVMANAMLLRKVYIPKYIFPLEKTCFGLVNYFFSFIALIIIMIVTGTPLHATVLLAVYPIVTLFFFSLGVGLVLSTMAVFFRDVIHLWEVFTTVLMYFSAIFYHPSQFGVAALETFIKFNPIYWYITAFRAVVLDGELLTWNMVWICGLCSLVMLALGLLVFKKKQDKFVLYM; the protein is encoded by the coding sequence TTGACTACGGTACGCCTGTATCTCAAGGACTTTTTCCGCTACCGGTACCTGTTGTACAACCTGATCAGCCGGGATTTCAAGCTCAAGTACCGCCGCAGCGTGCTGGGCGTTGCATGGAGCGTTTTGAACCCGCTGCTCATGTGCGCGGTGATGGTGGTGGTGTTCGGCGGCCTGTTTGGCGGGCGGGGCAGCGGGATCGACAATTTCCCCGTTTACCTGGTGATCGGCCAGCTGATGTTCACCTTTTTCCGCGAGTCCACCACCATGGCCATGGGCAGCGTGATGGCAAACGCCATGCTGCTGCGCAAGGTGTATATCCCCAAATACATTTTTCCGCTGGAAAAGACCTGCTTTGGGCTGGTGAACTACTTTTTCAGCTTTATTGCGCTCATCATCATCATGATCGTTACCGGCACCCCGCTGCACGCCACCGTGCTGCTGGCGGTGTATCCCATCGTGACCCTGTTCTTTTTCAGCCTGGGGGTGGGGCTGGTGCTCTCGACCATGGCGGTGTTCTTCCGGGATGTGATCCACCTGTGGGAGGTGTTCACCACCGTGCTGATGTACTTTTCGGCGATCTTTTACCACCCTTCGCAGTTCGGGGTGGCGGCGCTGGAGACCTTCATTAAATTCAATCCGATCTATTGGTATATCACCGCGTTCCGCGCGGTGGTGCTGGACGGCGAGCTGCTCACCTGGAACATGGTGTGGATCTGCGGGCTGTGCAGCCTTGTGATGCTGGCACTAGGGCTTTTGGTGTTCAAGAAAAAGCAGGACAAGTTCGTCCTGTACATGTGA
- a CDS encoding teichoic acid ABC transporter ATP-binding protein codes for MEPIIQVNNVSMRFNLAKEKSDSLKEYFLQLAHGKLHFDEFYALHDVNLTVQPGDFYGLIGLNGSGKSTLLKVISGVYKPSGGSCTVRGTIAPLIELGAGFDMDLTARENIYLNGAVLGFTPKYIDSTFDEIVEFSELREFLDVPLKNYSSGMVARIAFAIATITKPDILIADEILSVGDFLFQQKCEERMQQLMSGGTTVILVSHSIEQIERMCNRVAWLEHGHIKMNGPTEEVCAAYKKTTRESDAQ; via the coding sequence ATGGAACCGATCATCCAGGTAAACAATGTTTCCATGCGCTTCAACCTGGCAAAGGAAAAGAGCGATAGCCTGAAGGAATACTTTTTGCAGCTGGCCCACGGCAAGCTGCACTTCGACGAATTCTACGCCCTGCACGACGTGAACCTGACCGTGCAGCCCGGCGATTTTTACGGGCTGATCGGGCTGAACGGCAGCGGCAAATCCACCCTGCTGAAGGTGATCTCGGGGGTGTACAAGCCCAGCGGCGGCAGTTGCACCGTGCGGGGCACCATTGCGCCGCTGATCGAGCTGGGGGCCGGCTTTGACATGGACCTGACCGCCCGCGAGAACATTTACCTGAACGGCGCGGTGCTGGGTTTTACCCCCAAATACATCGACTCCACCTTCGACGAGATCGTGGAGTTCAGCGAGTTGCGGGAGTTTTTGGATGTGCCGCTGAAAAACTATTCCAGCGGCATGGTGGCCCGCATCGCCTTTGCCATCGCCACCATCACAAAGCCGGATATCCTGATCGCCGATGAGATTTTGAGCGTGGGCGACTTTTTGTTCCAGCAAAAGTGCGAGGAGCGCATGCAGCAGCTCATGAGCGGCGGCACCACGGTGATTTTGGTGAGCCACTCGATTGAGCAGATCGAGCGCATGTGCAACCGGGTGGCCTGGTTGGAGCACGGGCACATTAAGATGAACGGCCCCACCGAAGAGGTGTGCGCGGCCTACAAAAAGACCACCCGCGAAAGCGACGCGCAATAG
- the plfB gene encoding formate acetyltransferase: MNSEWNGFAAGAWQQAIDVRDFIQKNYTPYEGGDEFLAGPTARTGRLMEKLDALLRAEREKGGVLDVDTENVSSLLSYEPGYLDKQDELIVGLQTGAPLRRGVNPFGGIRMARQACGAYGYKLSEKIEEEFRYRTTHNDGVFRVYGPETRAARHCGLITGLPDAYGRGRIIGDYRRVALYGVDRLAQQKKQDLAALQKGAMSEETIRLIEEVWRQIDFLNKLAQMADAYGCDIRRPAANAREAVQWLYFGYLGAIKEQNGAAMSLGRTSTFLDIYFERDLRAGTLSESEAQELMDHFVMKLRMARHLRTPDYNELFGGDPMWITEAVGGMGQDGRTLVTKNSFRVLHTLYNLGSAPEPNLTVLWAEGLPEGFKRFCAKTSCDTDAIQYENDDVMRPVYGDDYAIACCVSAMRVGKDMQFFGARANLPKLLLMALNGGRDEMKNEQVGPAAAPYEGEYLEYGEVCRRLDFYRQWLAGVYANTMNVIHYMHDKYAYEKLQMALHDTDVHRYMAFGIAGLSVLADSLSAIRYARVRCVRDEATGLIRDYQVEGEYPAYGNDDDRVDGIAAEQARLFFEELKKHALYRGAEPTLSVLTITSNVVYGKKTGSTPDGRKAGEPFAPGANPMHGREKSGALASLNSVAKVRYDYCKDGVSNTFSILPAALGRTAPERTDNLVRLLDGYFAQGAHHLNVNVMNREMLLEAYEDPAKYPNLTIRVSGYAVNFHKLSREQQREVIARTFHSGM, translated from the coding sequence ATGAACAGCGAGTGGAACGGCTTTGCGGCCGGGGCGTGGCAGCAGGCCATTGACGTGCGGGACTTCATCCAGAAAAATTACACCCCCTATGAGGGCGGGGACGAATTTTTGGCGGGCCCCACCGCCCGCACCGGGCGGCTGATGGAAAAGCTGGACGCGCTTTTGCGGGCCGAGCGGGAAAAGGGCGGCGTGTTGGACGTGGACACCGAGAACGTGTCGTCGCTTTTGAGCTACGAGCCCGGGTACCTGGACAAACAGGATGAATTGATCGTGGGGCTGCAGACCGGCGCGCCGCTGCGGCGGGGGGTGAACCCCTTTGGGGGCATCCGGATGGCCCGGCAGGCCTGCGGGGCGTACGGGTACAAGCTCTCGGAAAAGATCGAGGAGGAGTTCCGCTACCGCACCACCCACAACGACGGGGTGTTCCGGGTGTACGGGCCCGAGACCCGGGCCGCGCGGCACTGCGGGCTGATCACCGGCCTGCCGGACGCCTACGGCCGGGGGCGCATTATCGGCGATTACCGCCGGGTGGCCCTGTACGGCGTGGACCGGCTGGCGCAGCAGAAAAAGCAGGATCTGGCCGCGCTGCAAAAGGGCGCGATGAGCGAGGAAACCATCCGCCTGATCGAGGAGGTCTGGCGGCAGATCGACTTTTTAAACAAGCTGGCCCAGATGGCGGACGCCTACGGCTGCGACATCCGCCGCCCCGCGGCAAACGCCCGCGAGGCCGTGCAGTGGCTGTATTTTGGATATCTGGGCGCCATTAAGGAGCAGAACGGCGCAGCCATGAGTTTGGGCCGCACCAGCACCTTTTTGGACATTTATTTTGAGCGGGATCTGCGGGCGGGCACACTGAGCGAGAGCGAAGCCCAGGAGCTGATGGATCACTTTGTGATGAAGCTGCGCATGGCCCGGCACCTGCGCACCCCGGATTACAACGAGCTGTTCGGCGGCGACCCCATGTGGATCACCGAGGCGGTGGGCGGCATGGGGCAGGACGGCCGCACCCTGGTAACGAAAAATTCCTTCCGGGTGCTGCACACCCTTTACAACCTGGGGAGCGCGCCCGAGCCGAACCTGACCGTGCTGTGGGCGGAGGGCCTGCCCGAGGGGTTCAAGCGCTTCTGCGCGAAAACGTCCTGCGACACCGACGCGATCCAGTACGAGAACGACGATGTGATGCGCCCGGTTTACGGCGACGATTACGCCATCGCCTGCTGTGTTTCCGCCATGCGGGTGGGCAAGGACATGCAGTTCTTCGGCGCGCGGGCAAACCTGCCCAAGCTGTTGCTGATGGCCCTGAACGGCGGCCGGGACGAGATGAAGAACGAGCAGGTGGGCCCCGCCGCCGCCCCCTACGAGGGCGAGTACCTGGAATACGGCGAGGTGTGCCGCCGGCTGGATTTTTACCGGCAGTGGCTGGCGGGCGTGTACGCCAACACTATGAACGTGATCCACTACATGCACGACAAATACGCCTATGAAAAATTGCAGATGGCCCTGCACGACACCGACGTGCACCGCTACATGGCCTTTGGCATTGCGGGGCTGTCGGTGCTGGCGGACTCGCTCTCGGCCATTCGGTACGCGCGGGTGCGCTGCGTGCGGGACGAGGCCACCGGCCTGATCCGGGACTACCAGGTGGAGGGGGAGTACCCCGCCTACGGCAACGACGACGACCGGGTGGACGGCATTGCCGCCGAGCAGGCGCGGCTGTTCTTTGAAGAGCTGAAAAAGCACGCGCTGTACCGGGGGGCGGAGCCCACCCTGTCGGTGCTCACCATCACCTCTAATGTGGTATACGGCAAAAAGACCGGCTCCACCCCGGATGGGCGCAAGGCCGGCGAGCCCTTTGCGCCGGGCGCAAACCCCATGCACGGCCGGGAAAAAAGCGGCGCGCTGGCCAGCCTGAACTCGGTGGCCAAGGTGCGCTATGACTACTGCAAGGACGGCGTGTCCAACACCTTTTCCATCCTGCCCGCGGCGCTGGGCCGCACCGCGCCGGAGCGCACGGACAACCTGGTGCGCCTGCTGGACGGCTATTTTGCCCAGGGTGCGCACCACCTGAATGTGAACGTGATGAACCGGGAGATGCTGCTGGAGGCCTACGAGGACCCGGCAAAGTATCCGAACCTGACCATCCGGGTGTCCGGCTACGCGGTGAACTTCCACAAGCTCAGCCGGGAGCAGCAGCGGGAGGTCATTGCCCGCACCTTCCACAGCGGAATGTGA
- the act gene encoding pyruvate formate-lyase-activating enzyme produces the protein MTEQNTAAPPGRVHSCQSMGAVDGPGLRYVVFLQGCPLRCAYCHNPDTWAFEGGREATVEELLQRIRRCAPYIKKGGGVTVTGGEPLAQSEFVAALFAALRAEGFHTALDTAGAGDAAGARRVLAHTSLVLADLKFTTEEEYRRCAGGSLAHTLAFLELAREMGVPLWLRHVVVPGLTDGAQHAARFAALCRRYENLQRVELLPFRKLCLEKYRAMGLPFPLEGTPEAGPEHLRRLQEALGELAAPTS, from the coding sequence ATGACCGAACAAAACACCGCCGCGCCGCCGGGGCGGGTGCACTCCTGCCAGTCGATGGGCGCGGTGGACGGCCCGGGGCTGCGGTACGTGGTTTTTTTGCAGGGCTGCCCCCTGCGCTGCGCCTACTGCCACAACCCGGACACCTGGGCCTTTGAGGGCGGCAGGGAGGCCACGGTGGAGGAGCTTTTGCAGAGGATACGCCGCTGCGCGCCCTACATCAAAAAAGGGGGCGGCGTGACCGTGACCGGCGGCGAGCCGCTGGCGCAGAGCGAGTTTGTGGCGGCGCTGTTCGCCGCGCTGCGGGCCGAGGGCTTTCACACCGCGCTGGACACCGCGGGCGCGGGGGACGCGGCGGGCGCGCGGCGGGTGCTGGCCCACACCAGCCTTGTGCTGGCCGACCTGAAATTCACCACCGAAGAGGAGTACCGGCGCTGCGCGGGCGGCAGCCTTGCGCACACGCTGGCATTTTTGGAGCTTGCCCGGGAAATGGGGGTGCCGCTGTGGCTGCGGCACGTGGTGGTGCCGGGCCTGACCGACGGCGCGCAGCACGCTGCACGGTTTGCAGCGCTCTGCCGGCGGTACGAAAACCTGCAGAGGGTGGAGCTGCTGCCCTTCCGCAAGCTCTGCCTGGAAAAATACCGGGCAATGGGCCTGCCCTTCCCGCTGGAAGGAACGCCCGAGGCCGGCCCGGAGCACCTGCGCCGGCTGCAGGAGGCGCTGGGGGAATTGGCCGCACCCACAAGCTGA
- the galE gene encoding UDP-glucose 4-epimerase: protein MAILVCGGAGYIGSHTCVELLAAGYDIVVADNFYNSCPEAVRRVKLITGREFRFYEVDLTDAAQVETLFAENPDIDAVIQFAAYKAVGESVSKPIEYYSNNLSTTLTILAAMRRHGVNNIVFSSSATVYGDPETVPIREDSKVGGTTNPYGTSKLMNEMMLTDCCKAYPELNVALLRYFNPIGAHESGLIGEDPNGIPNNLVPYIAKVAVGALEKVHVYGNDYPTPDGTGVRDYIHVVDLARGHVAAIKKLEQKPGLFICNLGTGHGYSVLDVIHAYEKACGKTLPYVIDPRRPGDIAACYADPAKAKQELGWQAQYGIEEMCASSWKWQSSNPDGYKG from the coding sequence ATGGCAATTTTGGTATGCGGCGGCGCCGGCTACATCGGCAGCCACACCTGCGTGGAGCTGCTCGCGGCGGGTTACGACATTGTGGTGGCCGATAACTTTTATAACTCCTGCCCCGAGGCGGTGCGCCGGGTCAAGCTGATCACCGGGCGCGAGTTCCGCTTTTACGAGGTGGACCTGACCGACGCGGCCCAGGTGGAAACCCTGTTCGCCGAAAACCCGGACATCGACGCCGTGATCCAGTTCGCGGCTTACAAGGCCGTGGGCGAGAGCGTTTCCAAGCCCATCGAGTATTACTCCAACAACCTCTCCACCACCCTTACCATCCTGGCCGCCATGCGCCGCCATGGGGTGAACAACATCGTGTTCTCCTCCTCGGCCACCGTTTACGGCGATCCCGAAACCGTGCCCATCCGGGAGGACAGCAAGGTGGGCGGCACCACCAACCCCTACGGCACCAGCAAGCTGATGAACGAAATGATGCTCACCGACTGCTGCAAGGCTTACCCCGAGCTGAATGTGGCCCTGCTGCGCTACTTCAACCCCATCGGCGCGCACGAGAGCGGCCTGATCGGCGAGGACCCCAACGGCATTCCTAACAACCTGGTGCCCTACATTGCCAAGGTGGCGGTGGGCGCGCTGGAAAAGGTGCATGTGTACGGCAACGATTACCCCACCCCGGACGGCACCGGCGTGCGGGACTACATCCATGTGGTGGACCTGGCCCGGGGCCATGTGGCGGCCATCAAAAAGCTGGAGCAGAAGCCCGGCCTGTTCATCTGCAACCTGGGCACCGGCCACGGCTACAGCGTGTTGGACGTGATCCACGCCTACGAAAAGGCCTGCGGCAAAACCCTGCCCTACGTCATCGACCCCCGCCGCCCCGGCGACATCGCCGCCTGCTACGCGGACCCCGCCAAAGCAAAGCAGGAGCTCGGCTGGCAGGCCCAGTACGGCATCGAGGAGATGTGCGCCTCCAGCTGGAAATGGCAGAGCAGCAACCCGGACGGCTACAAGGGCTGA